The genomic DNA TGGTGCAGTTGACAGAATCATAGGTCGCCCCCCTCCTAAGACTGGAGATGTTGTTCTCGTTGCTGATGGGTTGGAGAGGACAATTGGTTGGGGTCTATATAATTCGGTGTCTATGTTCTGTGTTAGACTCATGCAGCTGGAAGAAGAGGTGACAAAGTAAGTTTATTTCTTCCTATGTGAGGCAGTTGATGTTTGTGCTGCTCTTCATTGTTAAATATTCACAGGGAACCAAGCTATGCACTAAACATGGAGAAGCTGCTTGAAGCAAGACTTTATGATGCTATAGATCTACGTAGGCGCATGGGGCTTCCTTCGCCTGATACAAATGCATATCGTCTGGTCAACAGCGAGGGGGATAGGTAGGAGAATTCTAGGCTTATGATGCTTTCAACCAATGTATGAGTGTCAGGATTATTGTCGTGTTGTTCTTCACATGGTGTTGATTACTGAAATTAAAATGTTAGAAGTATAAAGGCCAAATTGATTGAACTAACCTAACCTATTGATGTTTTGTAGCTCTCTGAACCTTCGTTGTCTTCTTTATTTGCAAATTACATTTCTCTACTTACAAATAGTAGCTGAAGTATTTGTTTAGAGTTCTGTTTCTTGATTTGTTGGGTTGATGAATGCAGGTTGTCAGGTTTGATTGTGGATGTTTTTGGTGATGTTGCGGTAATAGCCTCATCGGCTGCATGGGTTGAGAAATATAAACAAGAAATTGAGTTCCTTGTTGGCGGAGTTAGAGATGTAAACCATATAAAATGGAGACCTTCTATTGATATACTAAAAGAGGAAGGATTGGAAATCTCTTCTAATGGGGAACATATCTCTTCTTCATGCCCTGGAAGAATAAAGGCAAGTAAAAGATATCTCATTTGCTATTTACACTGGAGATTCAAAGGCTTTTCATGTCATAAAATCTGTATATGTTAATAAACAACTTTcctttccaatgatgtggccttaAACCCAAGTAACAAGAATCTGGATTGGAATCAATTATAATTCCCTTCATAAAGGTTCCCAGTGACATGGCGGCAATGTATATACTTATTCATTGTCACATATTCATTCCATTCGTGGGCCTTTTTTTTTGTCTCGTTGTGTTTGTTCATCTTGATTAGATTGTGCAACTTGTTTACTGTAGGTGCTGGAGAATGGCATATGTTACCTAGTCTCACTAGATGGTCAAAAAACAGGTTTCTATGCTGATCAGCGTGATAGTCGTCTCTTAGTTTCATCAATTTCAAGAGATCGTACAGTGCTTGATGTTTGCTGTTATAGTGGTGGCTTTGCATTGAATGCTGCACTCGGTGGTGCTAATAATGTTATTGGTAAAATACTGTAAGCTGATATACCATATAATGATAGTTCCTCACTTATTCCCTAATCTGTTCGACAATGTACATTACTGTATGATGTGTTGaaagtatttctttacttgcaccaTAATTCTAGGTTATTTATATGGTTATTTTATTGATATTATTTGCTTACATGTTCTCAAGTGATGCCATAATATAACTTGCAATTATAAACAATGTCATGTACTTGAAAACTGTTTTTTTCCCATAAATGCATATGTGACTGTCTTGATCTTGCCATTTTCAGGAATTGATTCTTCATTGCCAGCCTTAGAACTGGCAAAAGAGAATATCTCGCTTAACAAATTGGATCCAGGAAAAATCTCATTTGTAAGGGAAGATGCAACAGCATTCATGAAAAGTGCTGCTGCCAGAGATGAATCATGGGATATAGTAATTTTAGATCCACCAAAATTAGCACCTAGAAGAAAGGTAACCTTTGTTCTTCTACTACCAAATAATCCTTACATCAAATGCCAAACCAGACCTAATTTCATTTGTAGTACAGCTTTCTAATTTAGTTTGAAGCTTCTTAATTGAGAAATAGTGAGCATTAACCAGATTTTTGACAGTACATCAGCTTGTATAAACTGTGAGAAGCCTGCTGTCTGTGCTTGGATCCACATGAATATCCAATTAGACTAGTTGGATTGATGGATCGGTTAGGGAACATCTGATTTCTatttatgaaaattcatgttctATGGCAATGTATGCCTAAAACAACTTTTGTTGAAGTATGAAGTTTTCCTTcactgaaataataaatggcCTTCAACTCTTGAGCAatgattatcttttttttttcttctgctccCCTATAGAATGATTATCTCTTTTTTGTCCGTCTAAGACTTCAATTTCTGTAGGTACTACAAAGCGCATCTGGCATGTACAGAAATCTAAACTCCTTGGCCATGCAAATCACAAAGAAGGGTGGTTTACTGATGACATGTTCTTGTTCTGGAGCCATGACACAAAGTGGATCGTTCTTACATATCCTTCAGGTAGatcacagtttccttttatatatatatattcaaattcTAACTCTTGAGAGTCTACGTTCCAATTTTCATCTACGCGATACTACAATGCTTTTCTCATTTAATTCTTACCCGGTTAATAAACTAGATGTATTTTTAAGGTTTTACTCTTGAAAACCCTTTGTTGACTGCCAGCAGAAATGCCGAATGCTTAAATATAAGTAAGATTTTAAGATTATAGACTGTCGTTGACATTTTCGACACTAAAATGTTTAGCCTTCGTGATACTTGTCTGAGGCCAGTTTTGTTCTATCAGTCATTTTTTCTCACTATCATGTTGACATAGCTATCCAGTTGGTTTGTTAACATAGTTAACTATCATGTCGACATAACTACTGAACATCATAAATATTGTTAGACAGTAGATACATCTATCCACAATTATTTAGTTATTGCTATTTCTAATAGCAATCGACTAAAAGTTAACTGAAAGAAGTGTTTCCTTTTTGGCAGGgtgctgcatcttccgctcgacgaAGAATCACAGTTCTGCGGCAAGCCGGTGCATCATGTGACCATCCCATTGATCCCGCCTATCCAGAAGGCGGATACCTCACCAACATCTTGCTTCGGGTGCTCTGAACAAATAGCTTCCCTTGTGCAGACAACTAGAACATGGCTTTTGCACAAGTAGATCTTCAGCTCGCTATAAACATTCTGAATGACACCGTGCGATGGTGCTCCAGGTGTTAAGAGTGTAAAAAAATTATGGAATAGTTGAATTGTTGTGGTCCATGTCTAAGAAGAAATGTAAGCATATGCATATACTAAGGATCATATTTGCGagataaaatatcttttttaggTATTGGCCGCCTAGAGAATTCATCTCACTTCTTATCATTGCACCAAAGCTTTGGGGAGCATTGATCTTCAATTTGCATCTAGTATTAATGATCATTGATCCTATCCAAAAGTTGATAAGATGGATATTGAGAATGTGGTACTCCCGTTGACCTCTTGTGAACTTTGTTCCGACCTGCAACATAAGTGGCGTTAGTGTCATGTCATGGAAGGGGTCTcgggcgatgaccctccgacgttcaagtcagtctctgatggagaagaagaaacaaagagcggagcaacaagaagactgtagtgCAACAGTAAAATGTCGCATACCTCAgctgatgcttggaccccccccccccctccttttATATAGCGCGGGTGCACGTTTCTCAAGGTGAGCACGCATCTCAAAACTTTCTCTGAAAAGATTTGTCGATAAAGTGTTCCTAGTATAGTACCTTAACAgatcgagcatatctctgaagtggcagtggaaacttccaccatacgatCCTCTATCTGACAATGTCGCCTACAGCGACACTAGcttccaaaaggatgtcgaaagatagTCTGCTGTGTTTGTTGCTTGGCCGAACAGAATAGCCGCTTGGCCGGAATTCCACTGCCCACGTATTGTCTATTGTCGGGTCGAGCAGGATAGCCACTTGGTCGGAAGTCCACTGTCTGCATGCTctgttgctaggccgagcgggatagccgcttgaCCGGAAGTCCACTGTCCGCGTGCTCGACTAATGTCGAGtctgctgctaggccgagcggaggaatcGCTCGACCTAGTTTCTGCATACTGCTCCCTTAGTCGTCCTCTTATTTGAGCGGCGGATGCTCGGCTCATGGCCAAGTTAAAGGTGATATCGAATCGAGTCTTTCTCTTCCTGATCGGGACATGCTCGTCCGATCAACAAATGACTTCTAagtgttgaccgccttgactttgacctccacgtgataACTATCCTTCAAGAGGTAGGGCCCGTCCTCATTACCGCATCAATCATAATTGGGAATCAATTTTTGACGGACATATcttcggaaaaaaaaaaaaaaaaaaaaactccatcCATCTTTTAATCCCTTGACAGATGattagaaattgattttataatttacctccttttataaaatttaaaaatgaattataaGGAGCATTTGAGATGAATATATAATCACCTACATTTATTGAGAATAAAAAATTCCAGATGATTAAAAACACTGGATGATACCGTCAGAGGTCAATCATGACACCAAATTAACAAAAATGCATACGTTTTTATACCTACAGTATATcgatttcttaaaatttaaattataatttaaaaaacataaaatttaacCAAAACCaaaagttttaagttaaaaccaaatttaaaatttagattcgGCTTCAATTTAGTAGGATTtaagctaaaattttaattaaaaatcacaaaataaagACATACCACTAATAAACTACTAAATAATACATCATTAGATTAGCATCTATTATTAAAATTTCTACTGATAATTTTAAAtcgtaaaaaaaaatatagataataaTCAAATGATATTGGAATTGAGACACTTAGTAACATCAAATAGAACATTAGAAAGCCAAACAAACTTTCCAACATAATTCACTCCATCTATCTTGCAGCTAAACTCGCACCCCAAAGCCTCATTATGGCCGAGTAAATAAAATTCCCAAGTAAAGCTCGTTGTAACTTTTTCAACCAGTCTCTATTCTTCAACCAGTATCTAGCATCTAGAACAAGAGTTCATTAGGTAGCTCAGAGAAATAAAGATCAGGCCATAAGCATCATTAACTCCTGTGTGATGATACAAACCAATTGGAGTGACATGTAAACAGTGATGAAGTCCAACAACATAGATTTCACTAAAGTGCAAGATtgcatctaaattttttttttctttttttttttgaataaaccTGCTTACATTTTTACAGACATTCATAGTGCCAACCATAGATAGCAGATCTTACTCAAAAAATGAAATATAAAGCCAGCTCTGCAACATCCAACGCAGCAGCAAATGGTTACACCTGCAAAACTAGAGGGGAAGAAGAGAAGGTTTGTATCAGCATGATCAGTACAAGTTCAAATTTTCATCTTCAACACCCCCAAACCATTAAAACTGCATCGTCGCCAAAATGCTTAAAGGGTTACGAAATAGAGTGGACATTCAAACATCAGTTGGGAACAGATGCAACATCCAGTTGCCAGCAATCCTGCAGTACTTCCCCTGTTTCGATACTAAGAGGGAATGAAGGTATCTTATGAGAGAATCTAATACATTCATCCATAGGTATCTCCACAGGTTTTCCTTCTATCTCAGGTTTGAAAACAGCTTTGTAGCCATTAATGCTCTTCAATAGTTTAACTCCGAAGCCAGCATCAGTGCGTTCACCAATTTCAACCACATCATACTCGCAGGTATTCAAATTTGAAAGTCTCCATCCAACAGTCCAGTTTTTATACACAGCCCAAATCTCACCACAGCTAGGAAGAATGAGATATTTCTTTCTTCTCTCAATTAGTTTGGCTTGCACAGGATGAGAAAGCATATCAAGTTTCACAGTTATCGTGCTCTGTTGTTCCACCTTAAATTTTCCACATGAAATTGGCATGCCCTCTTCCACCCATCGCATCTCCTCCTGAAAAACAGGGCAGACCTCAAGGCATCCCATGTGCAGTATACGTTCTTCTGGAAAGATTTTCTTTACCCATGCATAGTTTTGGGGATACTTATTTGTGTCACTGTGTAAAGCCCAAATCTGTCCACGTTGGAGGTTTTTGATCGACTTCCCTTCACCAAAATTGTTGAATATTGCTTCATGAAATTTGAAAGCAGGCAGTTTGAAATTTTCCATTGAACTATAGTTTAGGTCCCTATCATCCAAACTATCTTTCTCCTTGATCTCTACTTTAGCTTGCAGTGGGTCACTTTTGGTGTTCCTCAAGGGGGAAAAATGGTGATTCTCACTTTCTTGATTCTGTTTTACCTGTTTTTCAGTTTGTTGAATCTGTTTCATATCAGGAAACCATTCTTCATTTAAACTGCACTCTACATTATGGACCATATTGATCCTAGGTTCCTCTTGAGATATAGAATTCAAACATGAATCACCAAACTGATCCAAATCCCCAATTCTCTCTGAAAGACTAACAGAAGGAAATGTATCTGAAAAATTGAGAGGTAAAGATGCAGGATCAAGTTCCAGGCAACCTTCAGGAATACCTTCTTTTTCCTTCCCAGTCAACCTGTAAGAAGGGATTTTATGAGAGAACCTAAGTGTTTCATTGGGCGGTATGACAAAtgatttatcttttgcttgcacAAACAAACTTAAAAATCCTTCTATTTTAAGTAAGGGAGCCACACAAATTCCAGATCCATCAAAATCTGAAAGGAGTAGTACAACTTCGTATTCAAACAACCGGTTGTCAGCTACCAAGCTCCACTCAATGCTCCAGTCCTTGAACAGAGCCCAAGCCTCACCCTTTCTAGGATGTATATTATATGACttcttccttttccccttttcccAAGAGATAATGTGAGAGAACATTAATCGATCTTCAGCGAATTGAGAAGATCCTAGTTCATAATTCCCACAACCAACTGGCAAATCTGCATCAGACCAGGTTGTCTCATCTTCATTCAAGGGGGTATGTTCAAGCCAGGTAAACCGAAACTTGAACTGTTGAGCGTAGATACGACGGATTTGAGCATAGAATCGAGGCATCCCATCTAGATTATCATAGACCGCCCATATCTGATCAACGGCAAACTCATTTACATCCCTCAGCTTCTCAAAATCAAAAAATTGTGTATCAGGATATGTAAATGTGCGTTGTTCAGGGATGGTGCTAGAGACAGAATCAGACTGAGACTTAGAACCAGTCCCTGGTTTTTTTTCTTCCATAGTATCTTCTTTGTTTCCTGATATTGGATCTTTGTCAGCCCTTTTACTCTCATATGACACCTCCTCCTTTGCTAGGGTACCTTTATTTTGCTTGTTCTCCTTACTGAGATCAGCAGAGTTAGTGAATTCAGATCCTAATTTAAGGTTTTTGCTAGCAGAACAAAAATACTCTGTTTTGTGCACCCCACTGGATGTGTCACACCTCGACTTTTTGTGACGATGATGATTTACAAAGTCATCATCATCTTCGCTTTGAACTTCATTGAAGTTAATGTTCTGCTTGCGCCTAGCAGACTTTGACACTGGCAATGAAGAAATCTGTGCTAGAGGATCATCTTCATCATTAGTTTTATCCGAATATCTGGACTTCACATCCTTCTTTCTGCCCCTATCCATATTCACATTTCCTTTTGGAGGCTTAGGTTCCTCCTCATGCTGATGCAACTCACTCGATTTAATCTTTACAAACTTAACCTTATTATTTGAACCCACTCCATCTGTCGTCACATTTTTAGTTCTATCTCCATACTCAAAGTGAGCCCTCGATTCTCCAGCTATATATTCCTTAGAAGGGGGGTTTCCAGTTTGACCTTTTGGTTTAGCATTATCGGTTTTCTGAACTGGATCCTGCTGATGTATTCCAAATCCATCTTTTGTGTTCAACTGAAATGCAACAAAGGGAATCAAACAATTCTGACAGCGAATAGATTTTTTCAAAATGCTGCAGAAGAACTGGTATCTCGTGCTACAACCAGGGCAAATGGTCCAGAAAGTCTGAGAAGTACCAAATGATGAAAGTGGTGGTGATGGTTGTTGATGATGATGGGGGCCCTTACTGTGCTGTGCATTAAAGTCCCTTTTAGAAATAAAGCTCTTCTCTGATTGTGGAGCAAACTGCTTGGAATGGGCAGGTTTGGTGATGGCATTTCGTCTAGTGTCATAAAGTTGTCGTCTTGTTCGATCAGACAAGATTGTATGTGCTTCGCCAATTATCTTGAATGCAGCTTCGGCACCTGCAAATTGATTTTTATCAGGATGAAGTAGAAGTGCGAGCTTTCGGTATTGTTTCTTGATGGATGAGTCATCTGCTGTTGGACCTAGTTGTAAAATCCCATACCAATCTACATGTCCATTAACTTTAATATTAGCAGCACAGTGAACTTCACAGACAGTTAGCATCTGCAAAATGTTCTCAACCTCAGGGAACAAATGTTGGGCTTTTTCAGCAATCTTTAGTGCACCACTAAAATCACTGTTTTGCATCTTCTTTTCTGCCATTTCTCGGGCTCTATAAGCCTCTTCCTTGTTGCATTCCATCATGCAAATCtcagaaatattttatttctttcactTTAGGTGCTAGAATAAACAAGAACATGCTTCCTTTCCATGCTCAGTTCTGTATACAAATCAtgcaggaaaagaaaaggaattttttttatctaGAATCCAGTAACCATCTTCTCTGTATCACTTTAGGCCATGGATAACAATAGACTTCACTTCAAGTCAATTGAGCCACAGCTCCTGCAAGCTGGAAGAAAACATTGCAGGATAAAATATAGCCTGTAAAATACAAAGGCTCTCCAAAAATAAGCATGAAGTAGAAAATAACAGAAATATATGAATCGAGTACCAAACTTTACATTCTTCCAGAATCATAAGTTTCCTGAATGTCAACCCCTATAGAAAAAATTAAGCTAAGCTCCAACTAAAAACTTAAAGCACATATCACATCTTGTTCTTATGTTTGGATGTGTTATCACTGATAATATAAGTAACTATTGAACTATTAAATTCCTATCAAGTGTGTTATAGGTGATAAATATTAGTATAACTGTATAGAATTTTAAGAGTTTGAAGTGATTTCTCCAGTAATATCTATTGATAAGAAAATCACTCCTTTTCTCCATGCATCTTTTCCGAAGGCTCTATCTCCTCCTCAAATTGGAGAAACCCAAGATCAGAGGGTCAACTTACTACCTACTTAAAAAACCAACTGCCTTTTCAACTCAATGAGAAACAAGTAGTTAAGTTGTTAGTGAATGACATTAGGGAGCCCTTTCCAACACAAGAAGCTTTGACATACTTTATGTAACCAATCACAAACTCCCATGGTAAATTACTGCCTGTAGCATTTGAAGCTGGAACTTGAAATCAATTGTTGTGTATTTACATTCATCTTTCTACCTTAACTTGAGGACAAGAAAACTCATATTGCTAACCAGAGTACAAAGGTTTAGAATCTCAAATTTTGCGAACAAAGCCTCAAATGTTGATTTGGCAATACTGATAAAGCAATACTTCAATATTCCAATATGTAGAACTTCAATATTCCAATATGTTGGGTTCTGGTCAGAAAAGAGTATGAAAGAAGACACAATGGTGCACATACTAGAACCCCCTCTATCCTTCTAATCCTCTGATTTTAAGTGTCTTTTAGGCCAATCAGACTACCTCAGTAATATCATTCAAAAATGAAGTTTTTAGACCATTAGAATTATAATAGACATGGAGCAAGCATATACGAGATGGATATAAATAATTTGCGTTCACAATAATAAACAATAGAGGAAGGAATGGAAGAATTTTTTATGGAaatgtataaaaataaaaatgggaTTCACTAtcgttttttttataaaaaagaatGCATTAAGCTAGCTAATCCTATTGTGAAATTTTCAGAAGAACAAAAATGAAAAAAGCATTACTGAAAATCAATTTGGTAGGCAGCCCATAAGATTATGAAGAAATGCAGAGAAAACTGTTTGCATAAGGAAAAGGCAAAAATAGAATGATTAGACAATTATTGTGGTGGGAAGAGAGAAATATCTACCAATTATGCTGATGTGAATATGCGGTAAAGAGCATATAAATAATGAAGTTACTACAATTACAGCTACTATGAGTGCAACAAATGCACTTCCTGTACTTGCAAATCAACATCAACAGTCAGCTTCAAGCTACTGTCTTTTTGTACTAATACAAATGAAGACATCAAACGGATTCATGACATTTATTATTAACCTTAAGCCCCAAAAGTTTGTTATTCAACCATCTAAGTCTATAAATCTTCTTCATTACTTTAAGtgtaattaaactaaatttagcCATTTTCCTCATTTAAGATTTGACACTCCAGTCTTCCCAAACACCTTagcacattcatgattagatctaTTATGGAACCAAAGTATTATGagaatattgattaattaattatattagtcTCAGCAATGAACTGTAAATCCCCTTCATTAGTCACAGTTCTAGGAGTGAAACTAAACTAGGTTATAATAAAACAAgtatcataaaaaaatttaaaccaaaCAAGTAAGGAATTGGCAGGGCAACAAAGTAGAACCCAAGAAATTTATGTTggaattttaaaaagtaaaactgATTTCAAAAGATTTTCTATATAtagataaggaaaaatagaagaaagagagcTACCGAAGCTCTTAGGATTCTCATAGgttctttagtcccacatcaaACCATGTTGTGCAACTCATTGACCTGACAAGTCTAGGTGATGAACTAGTTCTTTGAACTGATGGAACCTAGATCATCCAAGTGATCAAATGGCTCAAAATAAATTTGGATAGGTACAACCAAGATATATAGCCTAAATAAAAAGTGTGGATTGGTCTATATAAGGCTCAAGAATGGGATAGGTAAATCACCCCAAATTCAATTATAAATTAATAGCTACTAGTGAGACTCCtcttgtaaaatatcgaaaaaggacgaataaccttaaggaaaattttaggaattttatgaaaaattttcggagctcgtatgacgtatgttaaggggataaattattgggcTAGAGGAAAACCTATTTAAGCTACCCTATttgaacgaggaaatgtttaatttctttatttcttttcttttctttttcttttcgttCGTTTCTTACCCGTGCCCTAAGCCTCGCCCGACGCCGCCTCTCCCCTCTCCCGACGCTGATCCTCTTAAGCTTCCCTAACCGACGCCACCTCACGACGTTTCTTCTCCCCACGTACAAAACGGCGGCCAAGGGAGATCAGGCACAACTCCTCCCTCTTCCATCCTTCTCCACCTCATGCTGATTCCTCTCTTTTCCCCTCTCTATGCTGCCGCCGGCCATCCGTCGCTCGTCGCCAGCGATCACAAGAACCACCCCCTCTCTTCATCTCCGGCGCAGATCTAGATCGAGTATTTTCCCGATCGCAGGGGAGGCCATCCATCGCTGAGGTGTACCCTAGCTTGGATCCACTACCCCTCTTCCGATCACCCACTTCGAGCTCGCCGACGTCGCTCACCCCACACCGGCTGAGCCTCCCATCTTCACCACATATCGCCGTTGAAGTTGCTTCGCCGTTGGGTGCTGTTGTCACCGGAGAAAGGATCGATGCAAAGGGGAGCCTAGGGCTTACTCTCTTTCTCACTCACGGACCCGAGCGACGCCAACATCTTCCTATCCCTGTCGCCACCTCGTGCCCTATTTTGGTCTTCActgtcgtgccctagctccggtCGTTGTAGCCACCAGCAACCACTTCAGTTTTGGGTAAGATATATTTGGGCATTTGATCTTTGCTTAGTGTTGATTTGGGTATCTGGCTTGGAGGTCAGCTGCTTCTTACTGCTCCAGCCACAGCTCCGGCAGCAAGAGTCCCTCCAGCCACAATTTCGGCAGTGGGTTGCCCTGATCGCGAGCCAACAGTAGAGTGCGTTGGAATTAGGTGAGTTTTGGGTTGCCTTACGCTTGTAGTAAATCCTAATcggaaggtgaaatagttagggTTGTTTAATCTATTGGATTATGGTTTAGAGATTTATGTATGGGTTGGTTACTAATTGGATTAGTTGGGGATTAAATTTAGCTAATTGTTGTAATTTGAATTAGCTAAATATGTTGATGCAGGACTCTGTTGAGACAGCATCACTACGTGGGATTTGTTCCGATACGATCTTCATTTTTTAGGCGGGtgcctttgacttatctcttttgatattgtcattatgATATGCGTAGTAATTTATAGCTCGTAGTAATGGTTGTGTTTTTATCTAccattggtatgtcactacttgatacctatagcatgcctttgtttgttattatctgttatgtatttagacttatattcttttgttcttACCATGTGTACTTATGATCATATAAGTAGTAACATACATTGCCTTACTGTTTACAGGACTAGTTACTAGATatatctgacatgtgtacctagtttcATGATACTTAGATCTTTGTTGGATTTCTTTACCTTTGGTATATATTATGGAGGTGTCAGGATTTACATGTtgtagtgtcatgcatcatcttgcatgattgcatgttgagcgatTATCGgttccattgttgttgagcacatcgccagttacatgatctgcacacacaaccactcatgggttagtggtacatcaggtaggtctgtgcagtttgctctgtcagggcttcgctggtctgctcatgggtagcgatgacTCCAGCgtgtagcgggcagggat from Zingiber officinale cultivar Zhangliang chromosome 4A, Zo_v1.1, whole genome shotgun sequence includes the following:
- the LOC121969484 gene encoding ribosomal RNA large subunit methyltransferase I-like isoform X1; the protein is MLRMQLLPSQFLKPWSISSRRPALSSAAAALAAGPTLEDVAANHKGLAKVVLKKGKAQVFKDGNPMVYSGAVDRIIGRPPPKTGDVVLVADGLERTIGWGLYNSVSMFCVRLMQLEEEVTKEPSYALNMEKLLEARLYDAIDLRRRMGLPSPDTNAYRLVNSEGDRLSGLIVDVFGDVAVIASSAAWVEKYKQEIEFLVGGVRDVNHIKWRPSIDILKEEGLEISSNGEHISSSCPGRIKVLENGICYLVSLDGQKTGFYADQRDSRLLVSSISRDRTVLDVCCYSGGFALNAALGGANNVIGIDSSLPALELAKENISLNKLDPGKISFVREDATAFMKSAAARDESWDIVILDPPKLAPRRKVLQSASGMYRNLNSLAMQITKKGGLLMTCSCSGAMTQSGSFLHILQGAASSARRRITVLRQAGASCDHPIDPAYPEGGYLTNILLRVL
- the LOC121969484 gene encoding ribosomal RNA large subunit methyltransferase I-like isoform X2; the protein is MVYSGAVDRIIGRPPPKTGDVVLVADGLERTIGWGLYNSVSMFCVRLMQLEEEVTKEPSYALNMEKLLEARLYDAIDLRRRMGLPSPDTNAYRLVNSEGDRLSGLIVDVFGDVAVIASSAAWVEKYKQEIEFLVGGVRDVNHIKWRPSIDILKEEGLEISSNGEHISSSCPGRIKVLENGICYLVSLDGQKTGFYADQRDSRLLVSSISRDRTVLDVCCYSGGFALNAALGGANNVIGIDSSLPALELAKENISLNKLDPGKISFVREDATAFMKSAAARDESWDIVILDPPKLAPRRKVLQSASGMYRNLNSLAMQITKKGGLLMTCSCSGAMTQSGSFLHILQGAASSARRRITVLRQAGASCDHPIDPAYPEGGYLTNILLRVL
- the LOC121969485 gene encoding uncharacterized protein LOC121969485 yields the protein MMECNKEEAYRAREMAEKKMQNSDFSGALKIAEKAQHLFPEVENILQMLTVCEVHCAANIKVNGHVDWYGILQLGPTADDSSIKKQYRKLALLLHPDKNQFAGAEAAFKIIGEAHTILSDRTRRQLYDTRRNAITKPAHSKQFAPQSEKSFISKRDFNAQHSKGPHHHQQPSPPLSSFGTSQTFWTICPGCSTRYQFFCSILKKSIRCQNCLIPFVAFQLNTKDGFGIHQQDPVQKTDNAKPKGQTGNPPSKEYIAGESRAHFEYGDRTKNVTTDGVGSNNKVKFVKIKSSELHQHEEEPKPPKGNVNMDRGRKKDVKSRYSDKTNDEDDPLAQISSLPVSKSARRKQNINFNEVQSEDDDDFVNHHRHKKSRCDTSSGVHKTEYFCSASKNLKLGSEFTNSADLSKENKQNKGTLAKEEVSYESKRADKDPISGNKEDTMEEKKPGTGSKSQSDSVSSTIPEQRTFTYPDTQFFDFEKLRDVNEFAVDQIWAVYDNLDGMPRFYAQIRRIYAQQFKFRFTWLEHTPLNEDETTWSDADLPVGCGNYELGSSQFAEDRLMFSHIISWEKGKRKKSYNIHPRKGEAWALFKDWSIEWSLVADNRLFEYEVVLLLSDFDGSGICVAPLLKIEGFLSLFVQAKDKSFVIPPNETLRFSHKIPSYRLTGKEKEGIPEGCLELDPASLPLNFSDTFPSVSLSERIGDLDQFGDSCLNSISQEEPRINMVHNVECSLNEEWFPDMKQIQQTEKQVKQNQESENHHFSPLRNTKSDPLQAKVEIKEKDSLDDRDLNYSSMENFKLPAFKFHEAIFNNFGEGKSIKNLQRGQIWALHSDTNKYPQNYAWVKKIFPEERILHMGCLEVCPVFQEEMRWVEEGMPISCGKFKVEQQSTITVKLDMLSHPVQAKLIERRKKYLILPSCGEIWAVYKNWTVGWRLSNLNTCEYDVVEIGERTDAGFGVKLLKSINGYKAVFKPEIEGKPVEIPMDECIRFSHKIPSFPLSIETGEVLQDCWQLDVASVPN